A section of the candidate division KSB1 bacterium genome encodes:
- a CDS encoding HAD-IA family hydrolase, which produces MKQNGYRLALFDLDGTLVDTAADVHYSMNVLRKELGIPYLSLEEAKESIGPGPDLFVKCLTDNHADINPKETIHRFREIYYQNVLNQTQLFGGISNLLQYLSNKDVTLMVVTNKPGKFARKILRGLGIDHQFSVILGPEDVDNRKPAPDIIFKAMQLADEKAENTIMIGDTEYDIHAAKAAGVDVCAAGFGYSPHSSLHDLNPTYFVNQPSDIKKIWSD; this is translated from the coding sequence ATGAAACAAAATGGTTATCGATTAGCATTGTTTGATTTGGACGGAACCCTGGTGGATACCGCAGCAGATGTCCATTATAGTATGAATGTTTTAAGAAAAGAGCTGGGTATTCCATATCTATCTCTCGAGGAAGCGAAGGAATCGATTGGCCCTGGTCCGGATCTATTTGTAAAATGCCTGACGGATAACCATGCTGATATTAACCCCAAAGAAACAATTCATCGTTTCCGTGAAATATACTATCAGAATGTTTTAAACCAGACTCAACTGTTTGGAGGGATATCAAACCTGTTGCAGTATCTCTCAAATAAAGATGTTACCTTAATGGTGGTTACCAATAAGCCCGGTAAATTTGCCAGGAAAATACTCCGGGGATTAGGAATAGACCACCAGTTTTCGGTAATTTTGGGTCCTGAAGATGTGGATAATCGTAAACCTGCACCGGATATAATTTTTAAGGCGATGCAATTGGCCGATGAAAAAGCCGAAAACACGATAATGATCGGAGATACTGAGTATGATATCCATGCGGCAAAGGCAGCCGGAGTAGATGTGTGTGCTGCCGGTTTTGGCTATTCACCGCATTCCAGTTTACATGATTTGAACCCAACCTATTTTGTCAATCAACCAAGCGATATTAAGAAAATTTGGTCTGACTGA
- a CDS encoding enoyl-CoA hydratase/isomerase family protein: MNFENIVFDVEDRIARIVINRPKVLNALNSKTMDELETAIGKIESDSSIGAVIVTGSGDKAFVAGADITELQILDGPNGKAFAQRGQMIFSKIEDLDRPVIAAINGFALGGGCELALACHIRIASSNAKFGQPEVNLGIIPGYGGTQRLPRTVGTSMALQMILSGNIINADEALRIGLVNQVVARDELIPTVTKLAQTILSKGPIAVRQSLNAVKYGVNIPLSQGLEIEASLFGDVCGTEDKKEGTLAFTEKRKPEFKNK; the protein is encoded by the coding sequence ATGAATTTTGAAAACATTGTTTTCGATGTTGAAGACCGAATCGCACGAATCGTTATCAATCGACCGAAGGTACTCAATGCTCTTAATTCCAAGACAATGGATGAGTTGGAAACAGCAATAGGAAAAATTGAGAGTGATTCGTCGATAGGTGCTGTTATCGTAACGGGTTCGGGGGATAAGGCTTTTGTTGCGGGAGCAGATATCACTGAATTACAAATTCTAGACGGACCTAATGGTAAAGCATTCGCCCAAAGAGGTCAAATGATTTTTTCAAAGATAGAAGATCTGGATCGTCCGGTTATTGCGGCGATTAATGGCTTTGCATTGGGTGGAGGATGCGAACTGGCTTTGGCTTGTCACATCCGAATAGCATCCAGTAATGCAAAATTTGGACAACCGGAAGTAAACCTGGGAATTATTCCGGGTTATGGCGGTACACAGAGGTTGCCCCGTACCGTTGGTACCAGTATGGCTTTGCAAATGATTCTATCGGGAAATATAATAAACGCCGACGAAGCGTTGAGAATTGGACTCGTCAATCAAGTTGTAGCCCGGGACGAACTAATTCCCACTGTTACCAAACTTGCTCAGACAATTTTATCCAAAGGGCCCATTGCGGTAAGGCAATCGTTAAACGCGGTGAAATATGGAGTTAATATACCCCTATCCCAGGGTCTTGAAATTGAGGCGAGTTTGTTTGGTGATGTGTGTGGAACCGAAGATAAAAAAGAAGGAACCCTGGCGTTTACAGAAAAAAGGAAACCCGAGTTTAAAAATAAATAA
- a CDS encoding beta-lactamase family protein: MNYLSAKAKVILTNCILLLLIVPLFAQTKTSPKYAESIKTAKNIILDFQELKHVPGISVAVGVAGEIVWSEGFGYADLENKVRVTTLTKFRIGSVSKPVTAVAIGLLVEQGKLDLDAPVQKYVTTFPQKKGKVTTRLLAGHLAGIRHYRNMEFLSSKKYRTVVQSLFIFQDDTLLFMPGDNYSYSSYGWNLISAVVEKAAGQEFLSYMKANVFKPLGLNNMVADHTDSIIVNRTRFYVVDNGKALNAPFVDNSYKWAGGGFISNTEDLVQFGSAHLEPGFLKQSTLDLFFTSQKKNSGEETGYGIGWRVGTDDKGRNWRAHGGGSVGGTTYLILYPESKVVFAIVANISGARFGDLPRKISNLFIR, translated from the coding sequence ATGAATTATTTATCAGCAAAAGCAAAAGTTATCTTAACAAATTGTATCCTTCTTTTGCTCATCGTCCCTTTATTTGCCCAGACGAAAACTTCACCTAAATATGCAGAATCAATTAAAACTGCAAAAAATATCATTCTGGACTTCCAAGAACTGAAACACGTTCCCGGGATTTCGGTAGCTGTTGGTGTGGCTGGTGAGATTGTTTGGTCGGAGGGATTTGGTTATGCCGATCTTGAAAACAAGGTACGCGTTACTACATTGACAAAATTTAGAATAGGCAGTGTTTCTAAACCGGTTACGGCAGTGGCTATCGGTTTGCTGGTCGAACAAGGAAAATTAGACCTGGATGCTCCGGTGCAAAAATATGTCACAACATTTCCGCAAAAAAAAGGAAAAGTTACAACCCGGTTACTCGCGGGACATTTAGCGGGAATTCGACACTATAGAAACATGGAATTCCTCTCAAGTAAAAAATACAGGACTGTTGTCCAGAGTTTATTCATTTTTCAAGATGATACGCTATTGTTTATGCCGGGAGATAATTATTCTTATTCCAGTTATGGTTGGAATTTGATTAGCGCCGTTGTTGAAAAAGCAGCAGGTCAAGAGTTTTTATCCTATATGAAAGCCAATGTATTCAAACCGCTTGGACTTAATAATATGGTTGCGGATCACACCGACAGCATCATTGTTAATCGAACCAGGTTCTATGTCGTCGACAATGGCAAAGCCCTGAATGCGCCATTTGTAGATAATAGTTACAAATGGGCCGGCGGTGGATTTATTTCAAATACTGAAGATTTGGTCCAATTCGGATCTGCACATTTGGAACCCGGTTTTTTAAAACAATCTACCCTGGATCTGTTTTTCACATCACAAAAAAAGAATTCCGGCGAAGAAACCGGCTATGGTATTGGCTGGCGCGTCGGCACGGATGACAAGGGTCGCAATTGGCGGGCTCATGGCGGTGGTTCGGTTGGAGGAACCACATATTTAATTTTATACCCGGAATCGAAAGTAGTATTTGCCATCGTTGCGAATATTTCAGGCGCCAGGTTTGGTGATTTGCCGCGAAAAATTTCTAATCTATTTATTCGATGA
- a CDS encoding D-alanine--D-alanine ligase, protein MNKKIRVAVIFGGRSAEHEVSLVSATSVIGALDPQKYEIIPVGITREGRWICHPDALQMLKTDRIPLKLKVLLQPDPTEDNKLVSQFSKQDVSSAQSDEKFDVIFPVLHGTYGEDGAIQGLFELMDVPYVGAGVLGSSVAMDKVVQKRLFRSVGLPVVNFLSYNISADPLKDDQEIAKIETELAYPIFVKPTNMGSSVGINKAHNRQELKEWIRVAFEYDRKIILEESVANAREIEVSVLGNENPRTSVPGEVIPSGEFYDYDSKYVDDASKLEIPAKLPADIISKIQKIAVEGYSLIGCEGMARVDFLLGKDNVYISEINSIPGFTAISMYPKLWGASGLSYPHLLDELIRLAVERHQQKLKLKRVFDQDSDWYKK, encoded by the coding sequence ATGAATAAAAAGATCCGGGTTGCTGTAATTTTTGGAGGGCGTTCAGCTGAGCATGAAGTGTCTTTAGTCTCAGCAACAAGTGTAATAGGTGCATTAGATCCCCAAAAGTATGAGATTATTCCGGTGGGAATTACTCGTGAAGGCAGATGGATTTGTCATCCTGATGCTTTGCAAATGCTAAAAACGGATAGAATTCCGCTAAAATTAAAAGTGTTGCTGCAACCGGATCCAACTGAGGATAATAAATTAGTCAGTCAATTTTCCAAACAAGATGTTTCTAGTGCTCAATCCGATGAAAAATTTGATGTTATATTTCCAGTGTTGCATGGCACATATGGTGAAGATGGTGCAATACAGGGCCTGTTCGAATTGATGGATGTCCCTTATGTTGGAGCAGGAGTTTTGGGGTCTTCTGTAGCCATGGATAAAGTCGTCCAAAAACGTTTGTTTCGTTCGGTTGGATTACCGGTAGTCAATTTTTTATCCTATAATATTTCGGCTGATCCTTTAAAGGATGATCAAGAAATTGCAAAGATTGAAACCGAATTGGCGTACCCGATTTTTGTAAAACCGACTAACATGGGTTCCAGCGTTGGCATTAATAAAGCTCATAATCGCCAGGAATTGAAAGAGTGGATAAGAGTTGCTTTCGAGTATGATAGAAAAATTATTCTTGAAGAAAGTGTTGCAAATGCCCGGGAGATTGAAGTATCTGTTCTGGGTAACGAAAATCCGCGTACATCAGTTCCAGGGGAAGTGATCCCTTCCGGTGAATTTTACGATTATGATTCAAAATATGTTGATGATGCCTCTAAGCTCGAGATTCCGGCAAAATTACCTGCAGACATTATTTCAAAAATTCAAAAGATTGCGGTAGAAGGATATTCGTTGATCGGATGCGAAGGAATGGCGAGAGTCGACTTTCTTTTGGGTAAAGACAATGTTTATATCAGTGAAATTAATTCAATACCCGGGTTCACTGCGATCAGTATGTACCCAAAATTGTGGGGAGCGTCAGGGTTATCATATCCCCATTTATTGGATGAATTGATCCGATTGGCAGTCGAAAGACATCAACAGAAACTGAAATTGAAAAGAGTATTTGACCAGGATTCCGACTGGTATAAGAAATAA